From the Panulirus ornatus isolate Po-2019 chromosome 34, ASM3632096v1, whole genome shotgun sequence genome, the window tggatacaTTAGAAttaatgtggtgcgaggtggtttgattaagtaattaaagtttaagagagatgtttgtTAATAAGAGTGTagttgggagagctgaagaggttgtgctaaaCTGGTTTGgagataaggagagaatgagtgaggaaagtttgacaaagaggaagtggagggaattaagagaatagggagaccaaagtggagttggaaggatggagtggaaaggttttaagcgatcagggcctgtacatgcaggagttTGAAAAGCTTAcattggatagagtgaattggaatgaagtagtgtgccgggatcgatgtgctttcagtggattgaaccagggcatgtgaagcagcctaCCAGAAGGTAAACTGTAGAAAGTTTTGCAgtgcctggttatggataggcaGCTACGATTTCAGAGGATTACAAATGaaagctagggaatggatgagagcagatgtggcctttctttgtctatttctggcgctacctcactaacactagaagaggcaatcaagtatgatattcTTTTGGAATTATGGAAAACTGTCAATCAGAGTTGTTAAGGAAATTAGGTATCCATTGTTTTACATAATAACAACAGTATTATCTAAATTTCAGGTACACTATCTGATGTGCCTGGCAGCTAATTATGCTCACATAAAGGATCAGGAGAAATTCATGGACCTTCAGGAAATTCAATTCCTTCATGAGTCCGAAATGTCAACACTTCCCAAAGACCGCTTCTAGGATACTGCCCAAGGGATTTTTTGGCGTAACAACCAGCATAGTCGATATTTTCGGACAGTTGCCTGATCTCTGAATGCAAATCTTGGAAAATTGGAGGGtttaaatatataaaagaaaatgtttattttCCTCTTCAGTTGGAATTAttaatttttactattttttttaattcttgttGAATTCTTAATAGAAATTAAGAACTTCTATCATTAGGCTTTAATTTGTTATTTAAATACCCTCCAGCTACATGAATTTGCATTCATGGCGGGATGAAGAGATTGTTGGCCTCATTAAGAAAACCAAATTATGATTTTCCTGAATTCAGGAAGCAAACTCTTGCACACTAGATTGCTTGGGTTGGTCAGATGATGTGCCTATACACTTCATAAGCATTTTCTTATATGAGGTCAGATATCTTCAACCATGAGGCATCCTGGAAACCATAACTGGCCTCCTCACTATAATGATGAAGACTGGGGACCATGCAAATGTAGAGACCTAGTTCATATTTTTACTGCTCAATATCCATCTAGTTACTGGAGATGCCATTACTTTCCCTGCCTCTGGTTGAAGACAGTTGGGGGTTAGGGGCAGAAAGGTAGTTTGCTTTGATTGTGCTTATTGTTGTGCAGTGAAACTATCCATTACAGCAAGTTAGAAGAAACCATGCAAGGCATGATTCTTACATGTGCTATATTTAACAGACATAAAGTACTGGAATGGAGGGTTTTGTCTGCTGGCTATGGTTACTCTGTAGCATAGTAGTTTCATATCTGCTTTAGACATTTGTTACCTTGTATTATTTGTGAATACTCAACCCAGTTATAAGTTGCATTTTTGCTATTTGTAAGTTTAATGAACAATTAACATCttaatatcaacagaaaaaacacACTTTATTGCTTTACACATGCTTTATAAAAAAGCTTGTATTCTTTTTGTATGTTGGCAAGTCTGTCACTCCTTAGTTTTTGTTCAGTCTTTAACAATACTAACTGATTTTTTTGATGGCACTAATTTGCATAGACATTTTTTTcaccaacagcagaacctcggttcTTGCCTTTGCTTTCAGTTGACTAATTACTACTAACCTTAAAATAACTTCTGTTTTGCGGATTGATCTCCCTGCCCTCTCAAGCCACTTCTGTTCGCTTCAAAAGATCCCTTGGGTAAATTTTGCACTTGGGTTACTTTAGATCACATGGCCTATTGTAGCCCATAGGAAAAATTTACAATAACCATTAAACTAAGGATTGACAATCTTCTTAGAGTATCATGGAACATTGTTAAAACTGTAAGTAACATTAACATTGGTTACATTTTCCATTGTTCTCCAAATAGGTGTTTTGTACATTTCTGAAAAGAATTAGGATAACTAATGTTGAGGTCACTGAGGTACAATTCCTCAGGGTGTATAGAGTATTTGTGTAGTTGATTATAACCTGTGTAGTGTGCTGCTAGTAGTTTTCTTGTATCCCTCCCTAGCCTTAGCCTACCAACAGCTGAATGAACTGTTCACTTTCAAGCTGTTATTAACAAGAAGCAACATATCATCTTTTCTGATATAACAAGTAGTATGCATACTTGAAGTGTATTATTCAGTGAGTGTGGAAAACGGACTGCATTATAATTATCCTTTGCAGTAATGAAACTAATGCCTTCTAAGAAATATAGGTGCAGGACAGTTTCTTACACCAGAGGGAAATAATGACTATGCCTTGTAAAACTAATACCTTTTGTCTTTGTCTCTTTGTTTAAATGATTATTGTGTTCCACTCTtgctggattcttttttttttttttttgtaaacttggCATAGAATGACACACCTCTTAAGATGTGTATGGAAGGAGCACTGTCTATGTCCTACATATCTGCATCAGTGTAGTTGATGCTGTTGTGTGCATGATGTGTAAAAGTTCCTGTGAAAAATTGTAGTTGCCTGAAATAGTTTATACAAATTTTGCTtgatacagagagagaaatataaaggtAAAAATTAATTCAAATCAGTGATATAAAAGTTTTTATGTTTATACGATAATGATCTGACTGATTCAACAGTTAGTATGTGCTTATTCAGTGCATGCCATTCACCACTAAAGATTATCATTCTTTAGTCATTGTGTAAGAATTGCTCCTCTGCAGTCACAGTGAGTCAAtctttttgtgtgtatattttgtaTGAAGAATATGCTATCCAAACATAttctgttgtaaaaaaaaaataaagttttataCGTTAGCAACAATGAATTAACCTCTATGATTTAATTAGTAGGAAGTTGAATTACAGATATCTACACAGGTATAATGACTCATGTTTTCTGTGTTCCAGTTACATAATAACTGTAATAATAATTAATGGTTTACACAGAAAGGATACTTGACACACTCCACAATAACAAAAAGAGGTTTACCAACTTCATAGCTGGCCCTAAGCCAAAGTCACTTACAAAGCCTTATCTCTAAAACCCTTAAACACTAAACTGGATTTCCCAAAGGAGCAGTTCTTTTTCCAAACATCTTCAGTCTTGCTACATACCCTTCCATTACCTCCTCCAAATCACGCTGTGAAGTTCCTCTCTCATGCAGATCGACCTCACAACTGCACTCCagcatcctcacaacacacaagcaACAACAAATATGCAGCATAACATTATCGAATTGGAGCAAaggctcatccagaacagaatgtctgcatctttcTCCAAAGAACTCTTGagtcactctcttcatcccagacGGACACAAATCCTACCTGTACGCTCCTGTTATCTTCACAGGACAATGACTCTTTTTACAAAATACCAGCTATCCTGGGCATTATATAAGCTACACAGCATGACAAAGGCATTAAACCGAATACCTTATGAACACTAACTGGTACCaaattaggaaaagaaaaaatcttgttAGTATCCTCCACAAATAGTTCAtccgctccatcctaaactatgcctcaccggCCTGGTCATCCAATGTCAAAAACTAAaataacaaagctacaaaccacaCTAAATAGAGCACTCTGAAGAATCACTGCCTGCCCAGCAACAATATATTAGACTCCACAATCAAACAAAGACTGTCTTGGTACAATCTCCCCTTGACTAGTTCAACACAATTATTTGCAGTAGCATATAACCCTactcatccaaaccactccaaaacCAACCACCAACTCCAAAGTCAAATTAGAAAACTGACAAACTGACCCAAGCAAACACTTAAGAGAAATGTACTTAAAGATCCCTTacccccaacaaacacaaaatTAACAAAAAGCACACTAAAATTACCCAAAAAGCACTAAACATCCATCCTCTTAACCCAATCTTAAACACCATCCACTGCTCCAAAATTATGAACATCAATTTAACTCATAACAAGACCTGTCATTCTTATGATTCAACTACCAAGATGAAGACACTTAACACTTGCTGCGCAATTTTCCCACACTtatggacatggccagcttcccgaGTGTAGCAGAAGCCCCCACAGAACATAGGACTCCTAAGGCAGGAAAGTAAGGTACAGGAAGGCCAAGTACAATGTGGTCAAAAACTGAAAATATTGAAAAGAATTCATAAAAAGGAAGTGAAGTATATAGCAAGGGATGAGCTTTTCAACTCTCTACAAACAATATTATGTTTAGAATGGAGATGTTCTGGTTTTCAGTAAAAGTTTGGATGGGCTGTGTGTGATTGTGGTGTTGTGCTGTAGTTCATGTAGAATGGAGATGTTCTTGTTTTCAGTATAAGTTTGGATGGGCTATGTGTGATTGTGGTGTTGTGCTGTAGTTCATGGACAAAGGTTCTCTGGCAGAAGGAAGTGATGATGTAATGGTGCTGTAACTTCTTGCCAAACTCTCACATGAGGTCCAAATGATAGACAGAGTTAATGAGGACCAGTAATTTTAGTAACTCCTGATTGGTTGggtgagaatgaataaggatgaTCTTTTATGCCCCTTTTCTGGAAGTACTTTTGTTTGTGCAGGGGTTGATTATTTGTTGTTCACAGGCAGCCAGTGTTTGTATGGGTTAAAGTTTTATGTCTGCTTTTGATAGAGGATGACCAGGTAGGTGAAGCATGGTTTAGGGTTAAGCTTGTACAGGATGCTAAAGGGTTCTTTTCCTTGAACAAAACTCAtcccagttagtgttctgaaggCAAATAGTTTGTTTAAAGCCACTGTGTTGATGTCTGTGATATAGGGAGTAAATGTTGTGTGTAATACCTAGTATGGATGAAAGGAAGTGGTTTATCATTCAGGGTTATAGGAGAGTGTGCAGGCTGGATTTGTGTCCATGCAAGGTTAAAAGATTGATGTTGGATTTTTTGAGGATGCAGATACTGTTTAAAGTGTGCCTGTTTTCTAACTGTGATGCCCTGCAACATATCTGATGTGGATTAGGTAAAGGCAGTGTGATGAGGTTTGAATGTGTGCAGCAACGGTCAAGGTACAGGGCTGCCATGCTACATTGGCCAAGAGACTTCAACCTAACTGCCATgccttgattgtgtgtgtgtgggtgagtggggtcatCCACAAATTCCTTTAAACATTCCTGAGAAAAACACTGTTTCTTCGAAACAGAAAACTTCCTTCCCTAAGATCAAGCAATGGGAGCCCCTTGTCTATGAAATGCCAGGTGGCAAACCCTGGGATTTGAATCAGTGTTGTGTTGTCACTCTTAAGCAACTCTGTTCTATTCCCTACCATTGTGTATTTACCCTGCAAGAGGCCTATACCCTGAAAAACCTTCTAAACAAACAGAAAACAACCTAGGCCCAGAGAGAAAGTGTCAGCATTCAATCAGATAAGGTAAAATTTTTAATACATAGTCAATGAATGTATAAGTTGCATGAATTAATCTAATTACATACTACACCCAACCCTTACTAAATCACACAAGGATACCTATCCACCCATAGTAAGGTGAAATCCAGAATGAGGAGAAAGCTGGAGAAATCCATACATATCAGTTGATCTGAGATTTATGAGGAAAGTCTGTACCGATGGCCAGGGATGATGAATCATCCTCAAATGGCAGTTGCAGATTGATCAGAGTGTGGACCTACACTGAGTTGTAGCAGCATCAAAAAAAGTGGTTactgaagggtgagaggcatttacTAAACCAAAAGGCTAGGGGTTAAGAGGTTTATAACTCCTTGGAATCTAAGATATTCTTTGAAGGTTTACAGGACAATGACCCTAGAGAGAAAATGTGGTCAGGGGAATAGAAATCCAAAACTGTTCCACATATCACTAAACTGAACCAAGAAGCATCAAATCAAGCAAAGAAATTCAGACAGAAGGACTACTGAAGATGAGATGTTTGGTAAGTAAATGAATGCCAAGTCCCAAAGAGTACCCGTAATGAAGGACACTAACCCAAAACTAATGAGATATCATAAAAAGGAGGCCAAGGAAAGCACTAAAACTGTTAAAAAAGGAATGATTAGGCTAACGAAGAATCTCAATCCATGCAATGTGCACGGACCTCACAAGATCTCTCCACGTGTACTCAAGGTATGTGAAGAAAAGAATCTCAATCCATGCAATGTGCATGGACCTCACAAGACCTCTCCACGTGCACTCAAGGTATGTGAAGAAACAATTGAATAGTCTCCAGAAATATTGTAagagaaaaattttgaaaaaagaatTCAGTGCCAGAAGAGTGGCAGAGAGCAAATGTCATGTCTATTTTcaggaaaagaaatgagaaaatacACTGAACTAAAAACCAGTAATGCTAATCAGTGTGATGAGTAAAATGCTTGAGAAAGACTGAATCAGAAAATACACAGATGATTCCTTACAAAGGCAAAGTAGCTAAATGTGAAGTAAAAGGAAAAAGGTTATgcacaaaaaaaatatccataagACAGTAGGTTCAGTTTTAGAAAAAAGTGATAGGTGGATTATGTTCTCGGATTGCTAGAAAGCATTCAacgcaattaaaaaaaaataataagacagAACATACTTTGCTTCAGGAAAAATTCTATGGGTGGACTgtgttcttggactgccagagagcattcAACATTAGAGGTTACTCTATTCCTTAAGATTTCAGGTAATAAGAGCCACTACCTATGGTGGTATCCCATTAAGTAGATAAATCTGCAAGATTAACTTTCTACCCACTATAAATTTTGAagccaaaaatatttttttgaagtaATTCAACCAGCCATAAAATTATGAATTTAGATAAATGAGAAAtcttaaataaatcatttatatgtttatacacacaaatataggaatacttaaaaaagagACAATAATTCTACTTTTGAACACTGATAGTCTTACTTTCAATGATATGAAGCACTGTGAGTGATGAATACATGACATGCTATGATTGCTGTGCATAGCGTTGGTGTGGCACAAGCAGCTAAGAGGGCAAATCCCACTGGAGGAGAACCAACCAGAATACCCAGTAATTGAGGTAAGAGTGGTCTGTACACACATCCAGCCAAAAGCACTGCCACAATAGGTCGCACTGCTGCTGCTAGATCACtccgccaccacagccacacaagcaGGGCCATATTCAAGTGGTGCACCTGTCAATAGTTGTTAAAGTAAGTGTTAAGTTCACAAAATTaaaaaggaaacatttttttCTATCAACAGCATAttcaaaaaaaagatgaaaaaaagtgtTTTATTCAACCATAGGTATTGCTCACAAATTCAcaaatcaatgattcttttacAGTACCTCAAAATTCAGAACTACAACCACCAAGGTATATGTTATTACAAATAAACTCGTGAATTCCATCTAACAAccagtagagaaaaaaaaaattcatacagaTGCCTACAATTAAAATCACAAACTCAATGGTTCATTTCATCTACAATCAATAAGCCTTACTCAAGGACAGAGAAGATGCAAAATCACAGACACCACAGTTACATAATGGGGTGACTTACCAGGCTAATGTTAGCATCCAAGCTGATCTGAATGTACTTCCAGTCAAATTCCAGGCCACGCGCACCAACCCAAAGTGGGAGAGCTCTAGTTAGCAGAAGGTCAGCAGCAGCCCAACCAAGACCAGTAATCAGTATCTTTATGTGTCCTACACCTGGCACTCGACCCAAGACAATGCTTAGACCCATTACGTCACCAAAGTCTACTGttgtcttcaccatttcctagaaaaaaatattgcaagttttgagggatgaaaaagatttcttCTCTGTCAATAGTGCCCTAATAGCATCACAAAAGAACCAATGCTCAAGGAATAGTTAAAACAACATTCCTCATCTCAAAATGAGGTATATCCATGagaatccccctcccctctaaaTAACCATAAAACAGATGAGCAACAAATGCTCTCTCTCAAGGCTCAACAATCATTCAGCATCACCAAGGATTATCATCTCATGGTGTGGATGTAAAGTTGCACAGATTTATTATACAACCTCATTTCACTAACCATTTACTGGTGTACATGCCTCAGGCCTGTTGCTAGCTACAAccagagaatgagaaaaaaaaaaagtcccaagCAACTCTGACAATAATAATCTTTTCCTTTACCTTAATATTTACATTTCATACCTGCAAATAGAGACTTAGAACACCTGACTGCATACccacatgaaggaagaggaaattaATGAAAAACTCAAGGAAAACTAATGAAATAAGGTGTCTACAAATCTGAACAAGTCAAAATGCACAACTTTGTACGAACTTTCACCAAAATATGTTGGGCTTTAgtatcacacacatgcacacacacacacacacacacacacacacaagacttggGACCTAACATTAtctctaacctgtcaccagagcctCACCTTAAGAAAATAGTTAGAGAGACCAATTGTTTGTTAGCAAATAATAAAACCATTCAACTTCATAGATCAGGAAATATTAGCAAGCTGCTTACATCATACATAAGACCAAGACCAGAATGTCTTCTCAAGTACAGTCACTGCACCTAAGAAAGCACAATGAACTAATAAAGAAGTACCAAGGGAGAGGTGAAACTAAAAATAAATGAGggtatgctacctcgctaacgggggagacagcaacaaagtataacagaaTAGCTTATCTATTTCATTTCCTCAAACTGTCAACAAcatggaattcattaaaatatgatattcatattaccGTAACTAAACTAGCTGTTTCAGGTGGTCCATCCGAGGTTGGAAAGAACGTGGCCAACATAAGCATTTTACAAAGTTGGGTAAGCATGTACATACCGCCCACTTGTGCACATCTCCAAAATGCACCATATTCAGGCCTGGAAATGAAAGTACAGTATTAATTACTATTCAACTAAGCAAACAATTCTTATTGTACAATGTATATATCAAACATTATTGCAATATGGTCACAGTAATGTGCATGATCTAATATTTGCTGACAACTGCAAGGAATAACGAAACACAtttaagtcccaagtgcactttcatgtatcacatcttcaggggagagcaggaataaagttgagagtcaagaacagttttgtggggcctggatgtggaaagggagctgtggttttggtgcattatacatgacagctagagactgagtgtgaacgaatgtggcctttgttatctttttctagcactacctcgcgtgtgtgcagggggaggggggtgtcattgcatgtgtggcggggtggcgacaggaataaataaaggcagcaagtataaattatgtacatgtgtaaatatgtatatttatttatttattttttttttctgctttgtcgctgtctcccgcgtttccgaggtagcgcaaggaaacagacgaaagaaatggcccaacccacccccatacacatgtatatacatacgtccacacacgcaaatatacatacctacacagctttcatggtttaccccagacgcttcacataccctgattcaatccactgacagcacgtcaaccctggtataccacatcgatccaattcactctattctttgccctcctttcaccctcctgcatgttcaggccccgatcacacaaaatctttttcactccatctttccacctccaatttggtctcccacttctcctcgttccctccacctccgacacatatatcctcttggtcaatctttcctcactcattctctccatgtgcccaaaccatttcaaaacaccctcttctgctctctcaaccatgctctttttatttccacacatctctcttaccctcacgttacgtactcgatcaaaccacctcacaccacacattgtcctcaaacatctcatttccagcacatccatcctcctgcgcacaactctatccatagcccacgcctcgcaaccatacaacattgttggaaccactattccttcaaacatacccatttttgctttccgagataatgttctcgacttccatacgttcttcaaggctcccagaatttttgccccctcccccaccctatgattcacttccacttccatggttccatccgctgccagatccactcccagatatctaaaacactttacttcctccagtttttctccaatcaaacttacctctcaattgacttgaccctcaaccctactgtacataataaccttgctcttattcacatttactcttaactttcttctttcacacactttaccaaactcagtcaccagcttctgcagtttctcacatgaatcagccaccagtgctgtatcatcagcgaaaaacaacggactcacttcccaagctctctcatccacataaggctgcatacttgcccctctttccaaaactcttgcattcacctccctatcaaccccatccataaacaaattaaacaaccatggagacatcacacacccctgccgcaaacctacattcactgagaaccaatcactttcctctcttcctacacgtacacatgccttacatccttgataaaaacttttcactgcttctaacaacttgcctcccacaccatatattcttaataccttccacagagcatctctatcaactctatcatatgccttctccagatccataaatgctacatacaaatccatttgcttttctaagtatttctcacatacattcttcaaagcaaacacctgatccacacatcctctaccacttctgaaaacacactgctcttccccaatctgatgctctgtacatgtcttgaccctctcaatcaataccctcccatataatttaccaggaatactcaacaaacttatacctctgtaatttgagcactcactcttatccctttgcctttgtacaatggcactatgcacgcattccgccaatcctcaggcgctggtggctgattcatgtgagaaactgcagaagctggtgactgagtttggtaaagtgtgtgaaagaagaaagttaagagtaaaagtgaataagagcaaggtaattaggtacagtagggttgagggtcaagtcaattgggaggtaagtttgaatggagaaaaactggaggaagtaaagtgttttagatatctgggagtggatctggcaacggatggaaccatggaagtggaagtggatcatagggtgggggaggggacaaaaatcctgggagccttgaagaatgtgtggaagttgagaacattatctcggaaagcaaaaatggctatgtttgacggaatagtggttccaacaatgttgtatggttgcgaggcgtgggctatggatagagttgtgcgcaggaggatggatgcgctgaaaatgagatgtttgaggacaatgtgtggtgtgaggtggtttgatcgagtaagtaacgtaagggtaagagagatgtgtggaaataaaaagagcgtggttgagagagcagaagagggtgttgaaatggtttgggcacatggagagaatgagaggaaagattgaccaagaggatatatgtgtcggaggtggagggaacgaggagaagagggagaccaaattggaggtggaaagatggagtgaaaaagattttgtgtgatcggggcctgaacatgcaggagggtgaaaggagggcaaggaatagagtgaattggagcgatgtggtatacaggggttgacgtgctgtcagtggattgaatcaaggcatgtgaagcgtctggggtaaaccatggaaagctgtgtaggtatgtatatttgcgtgtgtggacgtgtgtatgtacgtgtgtatgggggttgggccatttctttcgtctgtttcctcgcgctacctcgcaaacgcgggagacagcgacaaagtataaaaaaaaaaaaaaaaaaaaaaaaaatatatatatatatatatatatatatatatatatatatatatatatatatatatatatatatatatattatccctggggttaggggagaaagaatacttcccacgtattccctgcgtgtcgtagaaggcgactaaatggggagggagcgggtggctggaaatcctcccctctcattttttttttttttttaattttccaaaagaaggaacagagaagggggccaggtgaggatattccctctaaggcccagtcctctgttcttaacggtacctcactaatgcgggaaatggcgaatagtatgaaagaaagaaagaaatatatatatatatatatatatatatatatatatatatatatatatatatatatatatatatatatatatatatatccctggggataggggagaaagaatacttcccacgtattccctgcgtgtcgtagaaggcgactaaaaggggagggagcaggtggctggaaatcctcccctctcgtttttgtcaattttccaaaagaaggaacagagaagggggccaggtgaggttattccctcaaaggcccagtcctctgttcttaacgctaccttgctaacgcgggaaatg encodes:
- the LOC139759833 gene encoding BOS complex subunit TMEM147 — translated: MTFFHFGNCIALAFGPYFLTYKYSGMPEYGAFWRCAQVGGMYMLTQLCKMLMLATFFPTSDGPPETASLVTEMVKTTVDFGDVMGLSIVLGRVPGVGHIKILITGLGWAAADLLLTRALPLWVGARGLEFDWKYIQISLDANISLVHHLNMALLVWLWWRSDLAAAVRPIVAVLLAGCVYRPLLPQLLGILVGSPPVGFALLAACATPTLCTAIIACHVFITHSASYH